CCCTCTCACGGCCCGGCGGCGGGCGGAGTCGCTCGCCGCCGACGCACGTCAACCGCGACTTCCTTGACCGTTCAATCAGCCGAACAACGCCTTGATCCGCGCCGCCTGCTCGATCCCCTCGGCCACACTCTGCTCCTCCAGGGTGCGTGCCTGCGCCCCCTGGAGGAGCCGCTTGGTCGCCACGGCCGCGTCCCGGTTGGTGGACAGCAACTGCGCGACCTTCTCACGTACCGCTTGATCCAGGTCGCCCCCGGCGACCACTCTCTCGGCGAGGCCGATGCGCATGGCCTCGTCGGCGTGCACGGTCCTGGCTGTCAGGCAGAGGTCGATCGCCTTGGCCAGGCCCACCAGCTCGACCAGGGGCTTGGTCCCCGTGAGATCGGGCACCAGGCCCAGTGCGGGCTCCTTCATGCAGAACGAGACGTCGTCGGCCACGATCCGCAGGTCACAGGCGAGCGCGAGCTGGAACCCCGCGCCGATCGCGTGCCCCTGCACCGCGGCGATGGAGACGATCTCGGGTCGGCGCAGCCACAGGAATCCCGCTTGTGCCTGTCTGATGCGCTGCTCGAAATCGGCGCCCTCGCTTCTGGCCGCCGAACCGAACGAGCCCTGTCCGGGCACCCCCTCAGGTGTGAACATCCGCAGGTCGATCCCTGCCGAGAAGGACGGTCCCTCACCTTTCACGACGACGACGCGTACCTGCTCAGGCAGGCTGTCGCCGATACGAGCCAGTGCCGACCAGGTCGCGAACGTCTGTGCGTTGCGCTTCTCCGGCCGAGCCAGCGTGATCGTCGCTATCTCACCGTCCACCTCGAAGCGAACTCCGCCCTCTGCCGTGGCAGGGCCGTCGCCCGCATTCCCCCCGCGCTGCCGCGCCTGCGCTTCCGCCATCGCCCGCTCCTTCGTCCGGCGTGCTGACCGTCGCGCCCGAGCCTACAGAATATCGTTCTGGCTCGGGCGCGACGGCGGCTGACTAGGGACGGGCGGCTGCGGTCGCACGTTCCGAGGCGGCCGTCAGCGCTTGGACTTGCCTCGAGTCGCCCCGCCGCGCCCGCGCAGAGTCACACCGGACTCGCTGAGGATGCGGTGGATGAACCCGTAAGACCGACCGGTCGAAGCGGCCAGGGCGCGGATGCTTTCGCCCGCGGCGTAGCGCTTCTTGAGATCGCCGGCCAGTTTTTCCCGGTCGGCCCCGGTGACCCGGGTGCCCTTCTTCAGTGTCTCGGCCACGAGTACCTCCTGTAGTGCCGGACTTCCGCAGCGTTACTCCGCCATGATCAGTCATTTCAGCGGGATCGGCTACCTACTCCACGGGAAAAGATCCGTACCCACTCAAATTAAGATCAGGCAAGTGCCACAAGATCGGAAAATTCGTCGCTCCACGCGTCTTCAGTTCCGTCAGGTAGCAAGATCACCCTATCCGGTGACAGGGCGTCAACGGCACCCTCGTCATGTGTGACTAGGACGATTGCTCCTG
The nucleotide sequence above comes from Nonomuraea gerenzanensis. Encoded proteins:
- a CDS encoding enoyl-CoA hydratase/isomerase family protein, yielding MAEAQARQRGGNAGDGPATAEGGVRFEVDGEIATITLARPEKRNAQTFATWSALARIGDSLPEQVRVVVVKGEGPSFSAGIDLRMFTPEGVPGQGSFGSAARSEGADFEQRIRQAQAGFLWLRRPEIVSIAAVQGHAIGAGFQLALACDLRIVADDVSFCMKEPALGLVPDLTGTKPLVELVGLAKAIDLCLTARTVHADEAMRIGLAERVVAGGDLDQAVREKVAQLLSTNRDAAVATKRLLQGAQARTLEEQSVAEGIEQAARIKALFG
- a CDS encoding helix-turn-helix domain-containing protein; this encodes MAETLKKGTRVTGADREKLAGDLKKRYAAGESIRALAASTGRSYGFIHRILSESGVTLRGRGGATRGKSKR